The following proteins come from a genomic window of Caldisalinibacter kiritimatiensis:
- a CDS encoding stage V sporulation protein AB, with protein MLKSIVLIIIGISGGIVVGNALASFITLLDIIPRLAQLTNSQKSISLYTKVMIISVVLIALMTFLNFSIKLNTFFLIPIGLTMGAYIGLLAAALAEVVNVIPVLVNRLNIQDYVYYVLIALSVGKVVGSLLQWLILFNVN; from the coding sequence GTGTTAAAGTCTATAGTTTTAATTATTATTGGGATTTCAGGAGGAATAGTTGTAGGCAATGCATTAGCATCGTTTATAACTCTTCTTGATATCATACCTAGGCTTGCTCAGTTGACTAATTCTCAAAAGTCAATTTCTTTATATACAAAGGTAATGATTATATCAGTAGTTTTAATAGCGTTAATGACTTTTCTAAACTTTAGTATAAAGTTAAATACATTTTTTTTAATTCCTATTGGTTTAACAATGGGGGCTTATATAGGCTTATTAGCAGCAGCATTAGCTGAGGTTGTAAACGTTATACCGGTTTTAGTAAATAGATTAAATATTCAAGATTATGTATATTATGTACTCATTGCTCTATCTGTTGGTAAAGTAGTTGGTTCATTATTACAATGGTTAATATTATTTAATGTAAATTAA
- a CDS encoding stage V sporulation protein AA encodes MIKISKEQLYIQVEPKIDTKSGKILKIRDLASVICQDKSIKESVLNIEIIYVPENVKSKVVFILDIIEKIQEKHDNVKINVFGNPEILINIEDDKKSYNIFQYLKILLICIILSVGAALAIIYFHRDVNMEEVHKAIYYLIVGKTNERPLILQIPYSIGLGIGMATFFNHISKKKWKKEPSPLDIEMYMYNKNINEYVLDKTKHIKQRK; translated from the coding sequence GTGATAAAAATATCAAAAGAACAGCTTTATATACAAGTAGAACCTAAAATTGATACTAAGTCTGGTAAAATACTAAAAATAAGAGATTTAGCTTCAGTAATTTGTCAGGATAAAAGTATTAAAGAATCTGTACTTAATATAGAAATAATTTATGTACCTGAAAATGTGAAAAGTAAAGTTGTGTTTATATTAGATATAATAGAAAAGATACAAGAAAAACATGATAATGTTAAGATAAATGTTTTTGGAAATCCAGAGATACTTATAAACATAGAAGATGATAAGAAATCCTATAATATATTTCAATATTTAAAAATCCTACTTATTTGTATAATCTTATCAGTTGGAGCTGCATTAGCAATTATATATTTTCACAGAGATGTTAATATGGAAGAAGTACATAAAGCTATATATTATTTAATAGTAGGTAAAACTAATGAAAGACCATTAATTCTACAAATTCCATATTCTATAGGCCTTGGCATAGGTATGGCTACTTTTTTTAACCATATATCTAAAAAGAAATGGAAAAAAGAACCTAGTCCTTTAGATATAGAAATGTATATGTATAACAAAAACATTAATGAATATGTACTAGATAAAACAAAGCATATAAAACAACGCAAATAA
- the spoVAC gene encoding stage V sporulation protein AC, whose protein sequence is MIKLNNINKKDYEKYVNKKVPKPNYIKNCIWAFLVGGLICTFGQLITNTVKNYGLDEKSVSAATAIILVTLGAFFTGIGVYDKLGKRAGAGSIVPITGFANSIVSPAMEYKREGFVFGVAAKMFSIAGPVLVYGYGSSILVGIIYLLLKK, encoded by the coding sequence GTGATTAAATTGAATAATATAAACAAAAAAGATTATGAAAAATACGTAAATAAAAAAGTTCCTAAACCTAATTATATTAAAAATTGTATATGGGCCTTTCTAGTAGGTGGGCTTATTTGTACTTTTGGTCAATTAATTACAAATACAGTTAAAAATTATGGTTTAGATGAGAAAAGTGTATCAGCTGCTACTGCAATTATTTTAGTAACGTTAGGGGCATTTTTTACTGGTATAGGTGTATATGATAAGTTAGGAAAGAGGGCAGGAGCAGGTTCTATAGTACCGATAACTGGTTTTGCAAATTCAATTGTATCTCCAGCTATGGAGTATAAAAGAGAGGGCTTTGTGTTTGGAGTAGCTGCTAAAATGTTTTCAATAGCAGGGCCAGTTTTAGTATATGGTTATGGTTCATCGATACTTGTAGGTATTATATATCTATTACTAAAGAAATAA